CAATCATCATATTATTTATTCTGAGTATGGGGAATGTACTGGGAACCGGATTCGAGAAGGTATTCTTGATGCAGAATTCATTGAACCTTCCCGTATCAGAGGTCATTTCCACCTATGTTTATAAAATCGGTATTCTTTCCAATCAATTCAGTTATTCGTCAGCCATCGGATTATTTAATACCGTCATCAATTTTTTCTTTCTGGTTACCATGAACTGGATTTCCAAACGCAACTCAGATATTAGCCTCTGGTAAATGGAGAGAACATCGAAAGGTGATGCTTATGCAGGCGACAACTATTCACAAGCGCAGTACGGGTGAGATTCTATTTGATATTTCAATAATTATCTTATGTGTTCTAATTTTCCTAATCGTTGCGTATCCCTTGTACTTTGTTATTATTGCTTCTGTCAGTGATCAGACCTTGGTCTCCACAGGAAAGGTTACTCTATTTCCCAGAGGAGTCAGTTTCTTTGGCTACGAGCAAATTTTTCAGGATATGCGTATTTGGATAGGCTACAAGAATACCGTTATTTATACAGTCTTGGGAACAATGTTTAATCTGCTTCTTACGATCCCAGCAGCGTATACACTATCCAGACAAGAGTTCCGTGCACGCCGGTTCCTGATGTTTTTCTTCGTTTTTACATTGTTTTTTAATGGTGGACTAATTCCAACGTATATCCTGATGAAGGATCTATCCCTGACCAATTCGATGTGGGTCTTTATTCTTCCCTTTGCAGTGAATGTGTTTAATCTTATTATTGCACGCACGTTCTTTGAAGCTTCACTGCCTAAAGAAATTTATGAATCCGCTGCATTGGATGGATGTACTCATTTTAAATTTTTCTTCTATATTGCGATCCCTTTATCTAAGTCCGTCATATCGGTCATTGCGCTGTATTATCTGGTAGCACATTGGAATGATTTTTTTACTGGGCTTATCTATATTCATTCGAATGACCTGCAGCCGTTACAAATCATTCTGCGTGATATTCTATTATCCAACCAGGTTTTCTCCCAAGGCGGAGGCTCGGGCGGCAGTGCAGGCGGATATGCGCAGCAATTTGCTGACCAGGTTAAGTATGGAGTTATTATTGTATCAACTTTACCGATCCTTATCGTGTATCCGTTTATTCAGAAATATTTTGAAAAAGGTGTAATGATCGGTTCGGTAAAGGGCTAGGAGGACACTTCTACTAGGAATGGATTCAATCCAACATCTTTAAAGATATACTACACAATAAACCGGCGAGATACATTCTCGACCGGTTATTTTTGTTCTCCAAAATTAAGCACTTCATCGCATGAGTCAGTCTTTGTTGAAAACTGTGTATATTACTTTCTGAAATTTCCATTGACGCAGATTTAGTTTTCAAGGTATATTAATCATTGTTTTAAACGCTGTTTAATTGTATGTCGAGATGAGGAGAGTTCTATGACGAAG
This Paenibacillus sp. FSL R5-0345 DNA region includes the following protein-coding sequences:
- a CDS encoding carbohydrate ABC transporter permease, encoding MQATTIHKRSTGEILFDISIIILCVLIFLIVAYPLYFVIIASVSDQTLVSTGKVTLFPRGVSFFGYEQIFQDMRIWIGYKNTVIYTVLGTMFNLLLTIPAAYTLSRQEFRARRFLMFFFVFTLFFNGGLIPTYILMKDLSLTNSMWVFILPFAVNVFNLIIARTFFEASLPKEIYESAALDGCTHFKFFFYIAIPLSKSVISVIALYYLVAHWNDFFTGLIYIHSNDLQPLQIILRDILLSNQVFSQGGGSGGSAGGYAQQFADQVKYGVIIVSTLPILIVYPFIQKYFEKGVMIGSVKG